In a genomic window of Occallatibacter riparius:
- a CDS encoding ATP-binding protein translates to MIRHPAMETNLSNRLQATLLAIMTVGLVLLAAWNLMQDTEVRNQQPDDGVWWSEAANGAGLIADKVLPGGPGDRYGLKTNDLLTEVNDVPVHRLSDQVRELYRTGVYGTARYSITRDGIKLDTPIPVVPEPVDRSLAQALRVIGLIYLAIGMYVLFRRWTAPRATHFYLFCLVSFALYSLKYTGKLDAVDWAVFWCNVLAESLQPALFLHFALTFPEERLRSLPRRWLLPVIYAPGIVLLGLWICAFTRWQATGLLMHRLNQAGVAYDAFFYLVATALFLRSYARANTPLLRQQLKWLTRGTLLAVLPFTLLSAIPFLFDLRIPAILTKLAGLSLIFLPLTFSWAIVRYRLMDTDLIFKRGVAYTLATGLILGGYFGILALVADLAHKNLPESFRDWGGGIAILLVAAFFEPLKRRIQSWVDRVFDRHKYDYRKTLIEFGRGLSSETDLKALLESIVERLPRTLLVSRVAMFLAGENGRLRLAASHGLQSEVRALQDGAGLAGLELGFLDFDQNQDHSHIFLENAQQALHLPEGQRQTAALLDLNYYLPCRVQDGSATRTIAVIGLGRTVGGDFLSSEDVELLESLAGYIGIALQNASLYSRLEAKITEFERLKEFNENIVESINVGILAVDLNDRIESWNAQMEAMYALSRGEVLGQVLRSVFPAEVCDALDSFKNEAGVHNLYKFRLITRAGEQRTANIAVAPLLSREFVPVGRIVLVDDITERVTLEGQLAQADKLSSIGLLAAGVAHEINTPLAVISSYAQMLAKQLRGDARLSPVLEKITQQSFRAAEIANGLLNFSRTSTTEMKATNLNQVIRDTLSLLEHQFKTAQIHVDMELTPDLPPIHGNAGKLQQVFLNLLLNAKEAMPSGGNLRVTTLVNGHVEAVVSDSGSGISPEHMKRIYDPFFTTKTIPAPGGKRGTGLGLSVSYGIIQEHAGKIHVESAIGAGTTFHLEFPLLRNSVHA, encoded by the coding sequence TTGATCAGGCACCCCGCTATGGAGACCAACCTATCGAACCGCCTGCAAGCCACGCTCCTCGCCATTATGACGGTGGGGCTGGTGCTGCTTGCGGCGTGGAACCTGATGCAGGACACCGAGGTCCGGAATCAGCAGCCGGATGACGGCGTATGGTGGTCGGAGGCGGCGAACGGTGCCGGCCTCATCGCGGACAAGGTTCTGCCGGGCGGCCCGGGCGACAGATACGGTCTCAAAACAAACGATCTATTGACTGAAGTAAATGATGTTCCGGTGCACCGCCTGTCGGACCAGGTGCGGGAACTTTACCGGACGGGCGTCTACGGCACGGCGCGCTATTCCATCACGCGCGACGGCATTAAGCTCGATACGCCCATCCCGGTGGTACCGGAGCCGGTTGATCGCAGCCTGGCGCAAGCCTTGCGGGTGATCGGCCTGATCTACCTCGCCATCGGCATGTATGTGCTGTTCCGGCGCTGGACTGCTCCGCGCGCAACGCACTTCTATCTCTTCTGTCTTGTATCGTTTGCACTTTACTCGCTGAAGTATACCGGAAAGCTGGATGCGGTTGATTGGGCCGTGTTCTGGTGTAACGTCCTGGCCGAATCGCTGCAACCGGCTCTGTTTCTGCATTTTGCGCTGACATTCCCCGAAGAGCGCCTGCGCAGCCTGCCACGGCGTTGGCTGCTACCCGTTATCTACGCTCCGGGAATCGTGCTGCTGGGCTTGTGGATTTGTGCCTTCACCCGCTGGCAGGCCACCGGGCTGCTGATGCACCGGCTGAACCAGGCGGGAGTGGCATACGACGCCTTCTTCTACCTGGTCGCGACTGCCCTATTCCTGCGCAGCTACGCCCGCGCGAACACTCCCCTGCTGCGCCAGCAGTTGAAGTGGCTTACCCGCGGCACTTTGCTCGCAGTGCTGCCGTTCACTCTGCTGAGCGCGATCCCATTCCTCTTCGACCTGCGCATCCCAGCAATCCTCACCAAGCTCGCCGGACTCTCGCTGATCTTCCTTCCGCTGACGTTTAGCTGGGCCATCGTCCGCTATCGGCTGATGGATACGGACCTGATCTTCAAGCGCGGCGTGGCGTACACGCTGGCGACGGGCCTGATCCTCGGCGGATACTTTGGAATCCTTGCCTTGGTGGCAGATCTGGCACACAAGAATCTGCCTGAGTCGTTCCGCGACTGGGGCGGCGGCATTGCCATTCTTCTCGTTGCAGCGTTCTTTGAGCCATTGAAGCGGCGCATCCAGAGCTGGGTCGACCGAGTGTTCGACCGCCATAAATATGACTATCGCAAGACCCTCATCGAGTTCGGCCGCGGGCTGAGTTCCGAGACAGACCTGAAGGCGCTGCTGGAATCAATCGTGGAGCGGCTGCCGCGCACGCTTCTGGTGTCTCGCGTGGCCATGTTCCTGGCTGGCGAGAACGGCCGGCTGCGCCTGGCTGCGAGCCACGGTCTGCAATCCGAGGTTCGCGCATTGCAGGATGGCGCGGGATTGGCCGGGCTGGAGCTTGGGTTCCTGGACTTCGACCAGAACCAGGACCACTCTCACATCTTCCTTGAGAACGCGCAGCAGGCACTGCATCTGCCTGAGGGGCAGCGCCAGACGGCCGCATTGCTTGACCTGAACTACTATCTGCCATGCAGGGTGCAGGACGGATCGGCAACGCGGACGATTGCGGTGATCGGATTGGGCCGCACGGTAGGGGGCGACTTCCTCTCCAGCGAGGACGTGGAATTGCTCGAGTCGCTGGCCGGGTATATCGGGATCGCACTGCAGAACGCCAGCCTGTACTCGCGGCTTGAAGCGAAGATTACTGAGTTCGAGCGGCTGAAGGAATTCAACGAGAATATCGTCGAATCCATCAACGTAGGCATCCTGGCGGTCGACCTGAATGACCGGATCGAGAGCTGGAACGCGCAGATGGAAGCCATGTATGCGCTGAGCCGCGGTGAGGTGCTCGGTCAGGTGCTTCGTTCCGTATTTCCCGCGGAGGTCTGTGATGCGCTGGACTCATTCAAGAATGAAGCGGGCGTGCACAACCTCTACAAGTTCAGGCTGATCACGCGGGCCGGCGAGCAGCGCACCGCGAACATTGCCGTAGCGCCGCTGCTCTCGCGCGAGTTTGTGCCGGTGGGCCGCATCGTGCTCGTGGATGACATCACTGAGCGCGTGACGCTTGAAGGACAGCTCGCGCAGGCTGACAAGCTGAGCTCGATCGGCTTGCTGGCTGCGGGCGTGGCGCACGAGATCAATACACCGCTGGCGGTAATTTCAAGCTACGCGCAGATGCTTGCCAAGCAACTGCGCGGCGATGCGCGACTGAGCCCCGTGCTCGAAAAGATTACGCAGCAGAGCTTCAGAGCGGCCGAGATCGCGAACGGACTCCTCAACTTCTCCCGGACCTCCACGACCGAGATGAAGGCGACGAATCTGAACCAGGTGATCCGCGACACGCTGTCGCTGCTGGAACACCAGTTCAAGACCGCGCAGATCCACGTTGATATGGAACTGACCCCGGACTTGCCGCCGATTCACGGCAATGCGGGCAAGCTGCAACAGGTATTTCTGAATCTGCTTTTGAACGCAAAGGAAGCGATGCCGAGCGGCGGCAACCTGCGCGTGACCACGCTGGTGAACGGCCACGTGGAAGCGGTGGTGAGCGACTCCGGATCGGGTATCTCACCGGAACACATGAAGCGCATTTACGATCCGTTCTTTACGACCAAGACGATACCGGCTCCGGGCGGCAAGCGCGGCACGGGGCTGGGACTGAGCGTGTCCTACGGAATCATCCAGGAGCACGCAGGCAAAATCCATGTGGAGAGCGCCATTGGCGCCGGCACCACTTTTCACCTTGAGTTTCCCCTTTTAAGGAATTCAGTCCATGCCTGA
- the araD gene encoding L-ribulose-5-phosphate 4-epimerase AraD, producing the protein MLLPTLREEVLKANQEIARRGLAPHTFGNVSGIDRSGQEPLVVIKPSGVDYATMKPEDLVITDLDGRIKEGSLRPSSDLDTHTLLYREFPQIGGVVHTHSEFATAWAQACRPIPFLGTTHADYFHGPVPVTDPLTEAEVNEAYVRNTGAVIARRFKEGGLDPVALPGVLVAGHAPFAWGKSPMEAVEHADVLEYIARLAFRSVLLGAAEAGLPAYVGQHHYLRKHGPKATYGQK; encoded by the coding sequence ATGCTCCTTCCCACGCTTCGCGAAGAGGTTCTTAAGGCCAACCAGGAGATCGCCCGTCGCGGCCTGGCACCCCACACCTTTGGCAATGTCAGCGGTATCGATCGCTCCGGTCAGGAGCCGCTTGTGGTCATCAAGCCGAGCGGCGTGGACTACGCCACGATGAAGCCCGAAGACCTGGTCATCACCGATCTGGATGGAAGGATTAAGGAGGGTAGTCTTCGGCCTTCCAGCGACCTCGACACTCACACGCTCCTCTACCGGGAGTTCCCGCAGATTGGCGGCGTGGTGCATACGCATTCCGAGTTCGCGACCGCCTGGGCGCAGGCCTGCCGGCCGATTCCCTTCCTCGGAACCACCCACGCGGACTACTTCCACGGGCCCGTTCCCGTCACCGATCCCCTGACCGAGGCCGAGGTGAACGAAGCCTATGTGCGGAACACCGGCGCGGTGATCGCCCGGCGCTTCAAAGAAGGCGGGCTAGACCCGGTTGCTCTGCCTGGCGTGCTGGTGGCCGGTCATGCACCGTTCGCCTGGGGCAAGTCGCCCATGGAAGCGGTGGAGCATGCGGACGTGCTGGAATACATCGCGCGGCTGGCGTTCCGGAGCGTGCTTCTTGGCGCGGCCGAAGCGGGGCTGCCTGCTTACGTGGGACAGCATCATTATTTGCGCAAGCACGGTCCGAAGGCCACCTATGGACAGAAATAG
- a CDS encoding AI-2E family transporter: MTTRLLLDQNERFAQAREVFLRLCLIAAMAVSCYILLLPFLKIIVAGIIIGIAVFPSYRMLARWMGGRNTLAAVLCTLVMMAVLIVPAVLLAGTLADGVGTLTKQIKSGHVDIPMPTALLKVPVVGHKLEELQTLLSTNLPEALNRYSPEIKSRVPAVVSATAGIGGTLVQLLIGIVLAGFLIAKNQVAVQFADRLFARIFGVRGNDMKLLVGSTVRSVTNGIVGVAVIQTLLASLGFWLVGLPGAGLWAVLFLIASVLQVGMLVLLPSVIFVFAVKSTTAAVIYLGWAVVVGLIDNVLKPILLGRGSKVPMLVVFLGVLGGFVAMNIIGMFVGAVVLSVGYELFVVWLGPEVPVETVTKVERPVTV, encoded by the coding sequence ATGACCACCCGCTTGCTCCTCGACCAAAACGAACGCTTTGCCCAGGCTCGGGAGGTCTTCCTCCGTCTTTGCTTGATTGCGGCAATGGCGGTCAGTTGCTACATCTTGCTGCTGCCATTCCTCAAGATCATCGTTGCCGGAATCATCATCGGAATTGCGGTCTTTCCCAGCTATCGAATGTTGGCGCGCTGGATGGGCGGCCGCAATACGCTGGCGGCGGTGCTCTGTACCCTGGTGATGATGGCAGTGCTCATCGTGCCCGCCGTGCTGCTAGCCGGAACACTGGCCGATGGGGTGGGCACACTGACAAAACAGATCAAGTCAGGTCACGTGGACATTCCCATGCCAACCGCCTTGCTGAAAGTGCCGGTAGTAGGACACAAGCTGGAAGAGTTGCAGACGCTGCTTTCCACCAATTTGCCCGAAGCACTGAACCGGTACTCGCCAGAGATCAAGAGCAGGGTTCCGGCGGTAGTCTCGGCAACCGCCGGCATAGGCGGAACGCTGGTGCAGTTGCTAATAGGCATCGTGCTGGCTGGATTTTTGATAGCGAAGAACCAAGTTGCCGTGCAGTTTGCCGACCGGCTCTTTGCCCGGATTTTTGGCGTTCGCGGCAACGACATGAAGCTCCTTGTAGGCTCGACCGTGCGGAGCGTCACCAACGGGATTGTCGGCGTGGCGGTGATCCAGACCTTACTGGCAAGTCTCGGCTTCTGGCTGGTCGGACTTCCCGGCGCTGGACTCTGGGCGGTACTGTTCCTGATTGCGTCGGTGTTGCAGGTGGGCATGCTGGTGCTCCTCCCATCCGTCATCTTCGTGTTTGCCGTCAAATCTACAACTGCGGCGGTGATTTATCTGGGCTGGGCCGTTGTGGTGGGACTGATCGACAACGTACTCAAGCCAATCCTGCTGGGGCGAGGCAGCAAAGTGCCTATGCTCGTAGTGTTCCTCGGCGTGTTGGGCGGTTTCGTGGCGATGAACATTATCGGGATGTTCGTGGGGGCCGTGGTTCTTTCGGTGGGATACGAGCTCTTCGTAGTCTGGCTGGGGCCGGAGGTGCCAGTCGAGACCGTGACGAAGGTGGAGCGGCCAGTCACCGTTTGA
- a CDS encoding RNA polymerase sigma factor has product MSMETAQEIASEDFSQVVTSHRQQIFRFLLASTRDVDLAETLTQECFLKAHRNWAGFRGESSVLTWLMRIAINLQKDHWRNRRLQFWRTTRTNAVDVDEASEWLPSGESSPEQQVLARERVKGVWLAVEKLSGRQRSVFLLRFVEEMEIAEIAAATGLSEGTVKAHLSRATARVREQLGGRK; this is encoded by the coding sequence ATGTCGATGGAAACGGCCCAGGAGATCGCCTCCGAGGATTTCTCGCAGGTCGTCACCTCGCATCGTCAGCAGATCTTCAGGTTTCTGCTAGCCTCCACGCGCGACGTGGATCTGGCCGAAACCCTGACGCAGGAGTGCTTTCTCAAGGCGCATCGCAATTGGGCAGGGTTTCGCGGCGAGTCCAGCGTGCTGACGTGGTTGATGCGCATCGCCATCAACCTGCAGAAGGACCACTGGCGTAACCGGCGGCTGCAGTTCTGGCGGACCACCCGCACTAATGCGGTGGACGTGGACGAGGCCAGCGAGTGGCTGCCCAGCGGGGAGAGCTCCCCTGAGCAGCAGGTGCTCGCGCGGGAGCGGGTGAAAGGCGTTTGGCTGGCAGTGGAGAAGTTGAGCGGACGGCAGAGGTCCGTATTCCTTCTGCGGTTCGTGGAAGAGATGGAGATCGCCGAGATAGCGGCGGCGACGGGCCTCAGCGAGGGAACCGTAAAGGCGCACCTGTCGCGCGCTACGGCGAGGGTTAGGGAGCAGTTGGGAGGACGGAAATGA